A portion of the Flavobacterium limnophilum genome contains these proteins:
- a CDS encoding SusC/RagA family TonB-linked outer membrane protein, whose amino-acid sequence MRYIQLKKVLCFLIIAFSPTIILAQVVRKIDVNGIVRSAEGKPVTGATLVSEKDSISTTTDATGKFSLNVPVDSKLSINATGYNTKSVVVTPQSNEISLVLDKDQSVQVAFKKVQERDLLGDVSYVNIPEILAKNYTTYSLDGLQAFVGGFNGNIWGSGGYLVLVDGIPRDATSILPVEIEQVSFLKGVAAVALYGSRAAKGVIYITSKKGVVQKQQISTRIDAGINLVKRFPKYLGSAEYMHYYNQARANDGLSPSYSDETIYNYSSGSNPYRYANVDYYSSDYLKDFATRYDANVEIKGGNKRAQYYTVVNFSNTGDLLNFGEAKNNNTNRFNVRGNVDLKINDNISATIGTNAIYYNGRGVNTNYWGSAATTRPNRFTPLLPIDMIEESDDASQAMVNNSNYVIDGKYLLGGTQLDLNNSFAAIYAGGYSTYTNRQFQFNTGVDAKLNSLLDGLSFHTDFAVDYETSYNQAYNNTYAVYEAAWNTYAGFDQITSLTKFGDDAKSGVQNISNSAYKQTIAFSGQFDYVKKMDGGHNFSAMLIANGYQQSLSEVYHRVSNANLGLNLSYNYAGKFYAEFNEALVHSAKFAEGERLATSPTLSFGWRISEENFLKNWSALDNLKLTVSAGILNSDLDVSNYYLYQSIYTQTEGAWFSWRDGSLNRSTDSRRGENLELSYVTRNEFNAGIEASFLKKLITFNGTFFVNKIKGNPIQASVLYPNYFTTGFPNTSFIPYINYNNDERIGFDFNVRVNKRVGQVDLALGITGNYYDTKAAKRAEQFEDDYQNRQGKPLDALWGLKNEGFFMDELDIANHASQTFGQVKPGDIKYTDQNGDGVINSQDEVYLGKAGWSGAPFTGGLNFTAKWKSLTFFALATAQFGAYGMKNNSYYWIDGEDKYSVMVRNSWTVENQATATYPRLTTNTSDNNYRSSDFWIYSTNRVDLANIQISYDFPKKMIQNSFINELGVYINGSNLLTISPEREFMELNIGGTPQTRFFNLGVKALF is encoded by the coding sequence ATGAGATATATACAACTAAAAAAGGTGTTATGTTTTTTAATCATTGCTTTTTCTCCCACAATTATTCTCGCTCAAGTTGTTCGTAAAATTGATGTCAATGGGATTGTAAGGAGTGCAGAAGGGAAGCCTGTTACAGGTGCTACTCTTGTTAGCGAAAAAGACAGTATTTCCACCACTACCGATGCCACGGGCAAGTTTTCGCTAAATGTGCCAGTAGATTCAAAATTATCAATTAATGCAACGGGTTATAATACAAAATCAGTTGTGGTTACACCACAATCAAATGAAATTAGCTTGGTTCTGGACAAGGATCAGTCAGTGCAGGTTGCATTTAAGAAAGTTCAAGAAAGAGATCTTTTGGGAGATGTTTCTTATGTAAACATACCCGAAATCTTGGCAAAGAATTATACAACCTATAGTTTGGATGGACTGCAGGCTTTTGTGGGTGGTTTCAACGGCAATATATGGGGGTCTGGGGGATATTTGGTATTGGTTGATGGTATTCCTCGTGATGCTACCAGTATTTTGCCCGTGGAGATTGAGCAAGTTTCATTCTTGAAAGGTGTTGCTGCAGTGGCATTGTATGGAAGCCGAGCGGCCAAAGGTGTCATTTATATCACATCCAAAAAAGGTGTTGTTCAAAAACAGCAAATTAGCACCAGGATAGATGCAGGTATAAATTTGGTAAAAAGGTTTCCTAAATATTTAGGTTCAGCCGAATACATGCACTATTACAATCAAGCTCGTGCCAATGATGGATTGTCTCCATCGTATTCAGACGAGACTATCTATAATTATTCTTCTGGAAGCAATCCTTACAGATATGCCAATGTAGATTACTATTCATCCGATTATTTAAAAGATTTTGCCACAAGATATGATGCCAATGTTGAGATCAAGGGCGGTAACAAAAGAGCACAATATTACACAGTGGTCAATTTCTCCAATACAGGAGATTTGTTGAACTTTGGTGAAGCCAAGAACAACAACACGAACCGTTTTAATGTAAGAGGAAATGTAGATCTTAAAATTAATGATAATATTTCTGCCACAATTGGTACAAATGCAATCTATTACAATGGTAGAGGTGTCAATACAAATTATTGGGGTAGTGCAGCAACCACAAGACCAAATCGCTTTACTCCTTTATTGCCGATAGACATGATTGAAGAATCTGACGATGCTTCTCAAGCTATGGTCAATAACAGCAACTATGTTATTGATGGTAAATATTTATTGGGAGGTACACAATTGGATTTGAACAATTCATTTGCCGCCATTTATGCAGGAGGATATAGTACCTACACCAATCGTCAGTTTCAATTTAACACTGGTGTGGATGCCAAGTTGAACAGCCTTCTAGATGGATTGTCCTTTCATACTGATTTTGCCGTAGATTATGAAACATCTTATAATCAAGCGTATAATAATACTTATGCAGTATATGAAGCGGCATGGAATACCTATGCAGGATTTGACCAAATCACTTCTTTGACCAAATTTGGGGATGATGCCAAATCAGGAGTCCAAAATATTTCGAATAGTGCATACAAACAAACGATAGCTTTTTCTGGGCAGTTTGATTACGTGAAAAAAATGGATGGGGGTCATAACTTTTCGGCCATGTTGATCGCAAATGGATACCAACAGTCACTTTCCGAAGTGTATCACAGGGTAAGCAATGCCAATTTAGGACTTAATTTAAGCTATAATTATGCCGGTAAATTTTATGCCGAATTTAACGAGGCTCTTGTTCACTCTGCCAAGTTTGCCGAGGGAGAGCGACTTGCCACTTCACCTACATTATCTTTTGGTTGGAGAATTAGCGAAGAGAATTTCTTGAAAAACTGGTCAGCATTGGATAATTTGAAACTTACGGTATCCGCAGGTATATTGAATTCAGATTTAGATGTTTCCAACTATTATTTGTATCAAAGTATTTATACGCAAACTGAAGGTGCTTGGTTCAGCTGGAGAGATGGTTCTTTGAACAGGAGTACGGACTCTCGCAGGGGTGAAAATCTAGAACTTTCCTATGTTACAAGAAATGAGTTTAACGCAGGTATAGAAGCATCATTTTTGAAAAAATTGATAACTTTTAACGGTACATTCTTTGTCAACAAAATTAAGGGTAACCCTATTCAAGCTTCTGTTTTGTATCCTAATTACTTTACAACAGGTTTCCCGAATACGTCTTTTATACCTTATATCAATTATAATAACGATGAGCGAATTGGTTTCGATTTCAATGTTAGGGTAAATAAGAGAGTTGGACAAGTGGATTTGGCTCTAGGAATTACAGGTAACTATTATGATACTAAAGCTGCCAAAAGAGCAGAACAGTTTGAAGACGATTACCAAAACAGGCAAGGAAAACCATTGGACGCTCTTTGGGGGCTTAAAAACGAAGGCTTTTTCATGGATGAACTTGATATTGCCAATCATGCTTCACAAACATTTGGTCAAGTTAAACCAGGGGACATTAAATATACTGACCAAAATGGGGATGGTGTTATTAATTCCCAAGATGAGGTTTACTTGGGCAAAGCTGGTTGGAGCGGTGCTCCATTTACTGGCGGTTTGAATTTCACGGCCAAATGGAAATCTTTGACATTTTTCGCATTGGCAACTGCGCAGTTTGGTGCTTATGGCATGAAGAACAACTCCTATTATTGGATAGATGGCGAAGACAAATATTCCGTTATGGTAAGAAACAGCTGGACTGTCGAGAATCAAGCCACGGCAACTTATCCAAGACTTACCACAAATACAAGTGACAACAATTACCGTTCATCCGATTTTTGGATTTACAGCACAAATAGAGTTGACTTAGCCAATATTCAGATTTCGTATGATTTTCCAAAAAAAATGATTCAAAATTCATTTATCAATGAATTGGGAGTCTATATAAATGGATCTAATTTGTTGACAATATCTCCAGAGCGTGAATTTATGGAGTTGAATATTGGTGGTACGCCACAAACCAGATTTTTCAATTTAGGTGTAAAAGCTTTATTTTAA
- a CDS encoding RagB/SusD family nutrient uptake outer membrane protein, with protein sequence MKKYFKTIVKYSLIFGLCAIPVSCEEYLERSPETQISETEAFENFTKFQGFTEELYQTIPDFTNGYWTNSWNWGDDEIQSTARDFHFVCKIDNGNFWGWQSEHDGWQAGWMNRRSVSTNNDRMAKDLWTLGWAGVRKANIGLANMDKLTDATQEEKDMIKGQLLFFRAWYHFQFMQYFGGLPYIDTVLPSDQPLRLPRLSYAECAEKAAADFREAADLLPVDWDNTVVGKKTSGKNDLRINKIMALGYLGKNYLWAGSPLMNKVSTGNAAYNIEFCKKAAQAFAELLNHTESGSSKYGLLPFANYSDNFYTTGKNWGIPGSTSVLLPGNTVPVKVTEAIFRGPYWGANGSNWGTSKQYQPAPVLADGDVKFLPTANYVDNYGMANGLPITSITQADAESGYDPTRPWQGRDPRFYNDIVYDGVKCVTGTMPANVEADRYARLATGGSYRNIGTGSRTGYLLYKFIPITANKYDGGYDYGNSLNIHIPWMRLSDIYLMYAESAAVAYNSPVGKDPSYAKTAVDAINVVRDRAKVGHVANKFLGSVDSFMNEVRRERAVELAFEGHRFNDLRRWLLLIQSPYTLKKSIEFDRDPSFNVATPKTNKVLNIRETVILERNFSEKHYWLPLKNTDVNMYLEFQQNPGW encoded by the coding sequence ATGAAAAAATATTTCAAAACAATAGTAAAGTACAGCCTTATATTTGGCTTGTGTGCCATTCCGGTATCCTGCGAAGAATATCTTGAAAGGTCTCCAGAAACTCAGATTTCAGAGACTGAGGCATTTGAAAATTTTACTAAATTTCAAGGATTTACCGAGGAACTATATCAAACGATTCCAGATTTTACAAATGGATATTGGACAAATTCCTGGAATTGGGGAGATGACGAAATTCAGTCTACTGCTCGTGATTTCCATTTTGTGTGTAAAATCGACAACGGGAATTTTTGGGGTTGGCAATCTGAACACGATGGTTGGCAAGCAGGATGGATGAATCGAAGAAGTGTATCCACAAACAACGACCGTATGGCCAAGGATTTATGGACTTTGGGTTGGGCCGGTGTTCGTAAAGCAAATATTGGTTTAGCCAATATGGATAAATTGACGGATGCCACCCAGGAAGAAAAAGACATGATAAAAGGACAGCTTTTGTTTTTTAGAGCTTGGTATCATTTTCAGTTCATGCAGTATTTTGGAGGTCTTCCATATATAGATACGGTACTTCCTAGTGATCAACCATTGAGGTTGCCTAGACTTAGTTATGCTGAATGTGCCGAGAAAGCAGCGGCCGATTTTAGGGAAGCGGCCGATTTGTTGCCAGTGGATTGGGATAATACCGTTGTAGGTAAAAAAACTTCAGGAAAAAATGATTTGCGCATCAACAAAATTATGGCCTTAGGCTACTTGGGCAAAAATTATCTATGGGCAGGAAGTCCGTTGATGAATAAAGTATCTACAGGTAATGCCGCTTATAATATTGAATTTTGTAAAAAAGCAGCTCAAGCTTTTGCTGAATTATTAAATCATACTGAGAGTGGTAGTTCTAAATATGGTTTACTACCATTTGCGAATTATAGTGATAATTTTTATACAACAGGTAAAAACTGGGGAATTCCTGGAAGTACTAGTGTTCTTCTTCCTGGAAATACTGTACCTGTTAAAGTTACTGAAGCTATTTTTAGAGGGCCTTATTGGGGAGCCAACGGTTCTAACTGGGGTACAAGTAAACAATACCAGCCAGCACCTGTATTGGCAGACGGCGATGTCAAATTTTTGCCGACAGCCAACTATGTCGATAATTATGGAATGGCAAACGGTTTGCCTATAACAAGTATTACCCAAGCTGATGCTGAGTCAGGGTATGACCCAACTCGTCCTTGGCAAGGCCGTGATCCACGTTTTTATAACGACATAGTTTATGACGGTGTAAAATGTGTTACTGGAACCATGCCGGCCAATGTTGAGGCAGATCGTTATGCTAGATTGGCTACGGGAGGAAGTTATCGCAACATAGGCACCGGAAGTAGAACAGGTTATTTATTGTATAAGTTCATTCCAATAACCGCCAATAAATATGATGGAGGGTATGATTATGGTAATAGTTTGAATATCCATATTCCATGGATGCGTTTGTCGGATATTTATTTGATGTATGCCGAATCCGCAGCAGTGGCTTATAATTCTCCTGTGGGTAAAGATCCATCCTATGCAAAAACAGCCGTTGACGCCATAAACGTGGTTAGAGACAGGGCCAAAGTAGGTCATGTTGCCAACAAGTTCTTGGGTTCGGTCGATTCTTTCATGAATGAAGTAAGACGTGAGCGTGCAGTTGAATTGGCTTTTGAAGGTCACCGTTTTAATGATCTTCGCAGATGGTTGTTACTTATCCAAAGTCCATATACTTTAAAGAAATCAATTGAATTTGATAGAGATCCAAGCTTTAATGTGGCAACTCCTAAAACGAATAAAGTGCTTAATATTCGTGAAACGGTTATTCTGGAACGAAATTTTAGCGAAAAGCATTATTGGTTACCATTGAAAAATACAGATGTAAACATGTATTTGGAATTTCAGCAAAATCCAGGATGGTAA
- a CDS encoding SusC/RagA family TonB-linked outer membrane protein: MIKQLIKVPRKVNSVVLGILLPFMFSNVLLANEVNSSLAVEKSQSSQQITVSGTITSAGDKLPVPGVTILVKGNSKIGVMSDNNGKYTISLPSSDVTLVFSSVGFKTVEKQVKGQSVINVVMAVDQTSLNEVIIVGYGKQKKESMVAAISQVSGKTLERAGGVQSIGAALTGNAPGLITTASTGMPGEEDPRIVIRGASTWNDSSPLILVDGIERPMNSVDIGSVETVSVLKDASATAVYGSRGANGVILITTKRGSLGKALIRARFNATMKVPSQLPNKLDSYDALTVRNQAIENELALAPSGWNDYLPQAIIDKYRYPANQEERERYPNVDWQDTLFKDYAMSYNASLNVSGGTEFVKYFTSADFLSEGDLFKQYSNNRGYDPGYGYNRLNVRTNLDFQFTPSTTFKVNLAGSHAVKKSPWGASGAEYTMWDAAYSTAPDVFLPYYDSDSSWGYFAPNEGKASNSVRNLAISGIQYVTTTRLTTDFTLNQNLDMLVKGLNFTGTLALDNSFVEGDRGVNDLYNDTQQKWIDPVTGIVTYKKTYDTANRFDFQEGVKWSPSAGEVRDGSTYRRLFYQAQMNYAVNLNSKHDITAMGLFNRNEGATGSMIPGYREDWVFRTSYGYSGKYFAEYNGAYNGSEQFAAGNRFAFFSSGGLTWIVSKEGFMKKTESFLDLLKLRLNYGEVGDDRIAGRWLYLTQWSYGGQSQLGTSNEGGELSTYTWYKEAAVGNPEVTWATAKKTNIGVDFGLFKGLVKGTVELFKEDRADVFVSGSGRAVPSYYGAIAPAANLGRVENKGYEFEVKLNYTFSNGLNLWSDLNMTHSKNKIIDADTPELLPEYQKSEGKPVGQAYSYVGQGYYNTWDELYGSTIQDTNDNQKLPGSFNLLDYNADGVINSYDNIPFGFSGTPQNTYNATVGFNWKKFSGFVQFYGVNNVTRQVVLGSLVSQNHVVYDQGSLWNKDNMDADNPMPRWLSTPSGYNDAQRHMYDGSYLRLKNAEIAYTFDESNSSIKSWGIQNIRVFINGDNLYMWSKMPDDRESNYAGTGWASQGAYPTVKRFNLGANIIF; the protein is encoded by the coding sequence ATGATAAAACAATTAATTAAAGTTCCACGTAAAGTTAATTCCGTGGTATTGGGAATTTTGTTACCATTTATGTTTTCGAACGTGTTGTTGGCAAATGAAGTAAATTCATCATTGGCTGTTGAAAAAAGTCAAAGCAGTCAGCAAATTACTGTTTCTGGAACAATTACTTCGGCAGGAGATAAGTTGCCAGTTCCTGGCGTGACCATATTGGTTAAAGGTAATTCAAAAATTGGTGTAATGTCTGACAACAATGGGAAATATACAATAAGTTTGCCTTCTTCAGATGTTACCTTGGTTTTTAGTAGTGTGGGGTTCAAGACCGTAGAGAAGCAAGTAAAAGGCCAATCTGTAATCAATGTTGTAATGGCCGTCGATCAAACATCTTTGAACGAGGTTATTATTGTTGGGTATGGCAAGCAAAAAAAGGAGAGTATGGTTGCTGCAATTTCCCAAGTTTCAGGAAAAACATTGGAAAGAGCAGGTGGAGTTCAAAGTATTGGGGCCGCTTTAACGGGTAATGCGCCAGGTTTGATTACCACTGCCAGTACTGGTATGCCTGGAGAGGAAGATCCTCGTATAGTAATACGTGGAGCAAGTACTTGGAATGATTCATCTCCACTTATATTGGTTGACGGTATAGAGCGTCCCATGAATAGTGTTGATATTGGATCTGTAGAGACTGTTTCTGTTTTGAAAGATGCTTCGGCTACCGCGGTGTATGGATCAAGAGGAGCCAATGGGGTAATTCTTATCACCACCAAACGAGGAAGTTTAGGAAAAGCATTGATTAGGGCTAGATTTAATGCAACAATGAAAGTTCCTTCCCAATTGCCCAACAAACTCGATTCTTATGATGCCTTGACGGTTAGAAACCAGGCTATTGAGAATGAGTTGGCATTGGCACCATCAGGGTGGAATGACTATCTTCCACAAGCCATAATTGATAAATACAGATATCCAGCCAATCAAGAAGAAAGAGAGCGTTATCCAAATGTAGATTGGCAAGACACCTTGTTCAAAGATTATGCAATGTCTTATAATGCCAGTTTGAATGTAAGTGGAGGTACTGAATTTGTCAAGTATTTTACCAGTGCAGACTTTTTAAGTGAAGGCGATCTTTTCAAGCAATACAGTAATAATAGGGGGTATGACCCAGGTTATGGATACAATCGTCTAAATGTTAGAACCAATCTAGATTTTCAATTTACTCCATCAACAACCTTTAAAGTAAATCTTGCAGGTTCTCACGCTGTAAAGAAAAGTCCTTGGGGCGCTTCTGGAGCTGAATATACCATGTGGGATGCTGCTTATTCTACGGCTCCCGACGTGTTTTTACCTTATTATGATTCTGATAGTTCGTGGGGATATTTTGCTCCAAATGAAGGAAAAGCATCCAATTCGGTTCGTAATTTGGCCATTAGTGGTATTCAATATGTTACCACAACGCGTCTTACTACCGATTTTACATTGAATCAAAATCTGGACATGTTGGTTAAGGGTCTTAATTTTACGGGAACTTTAGCTTTGGATAATTCATTTGTGGAAGGTGATCGAGGAGTTAATGATTTGTATAATGATACCCAACAAAAATGGATTGATCCAGTGACGGGAATCGTTACTTATAAAAAGACTTACGATACAGCCAATAGGTTTGATTTTCAAGAAGGAGTAAAATGGTCTCCAAGTGCTGGAGAAGTTCGAGATGGGTCAACATACAGAAGACTTTTCTATCAAGCCCAAATGAATTATGCCGTAAATCTAAACTCCAAGCATGACATCACTGCGATGGGACTTTTTAATCGTAATGAAGGTGCTACGGGAAGTATGATTCCGGGTTATAGAGAAGATTGGGTTTTTCGTACTAGTTATGGTTATAGCGGGAAATATTTTGCTGAATACAATGGAGCATACAATGGTTCTGAACAATTTGCCGCGGGTAATCGTTTTGCATTCTTTTCATCCGGAGGACTTACTTGGATTGTCTCTAAAGAAGGTTTCATGAAGAAAACGGAATCTTTCCTGGATTTGCTTAAATTAAGACTAAATTATGGAGAAGTTGGTGATGATAGAATTGCTGGTAGATGGCTTTATCTAACTCAATGGAGTTACGGAGGTCAATCGCAATTAGGAACAAGCAATGAAGGAGGAGAGCTAAGCACTTACACATGGTATAAAGAGGCTGCTGTTGGAAATCCAGAAGTGACTTGGGCAACGGCAAAGAAAACAAATATAGGTGTTGATTTTGGGTTGTTCAAAGGTCTTGTAAAAGGAACTGTGGAACTCTTTAAAGAAGATAGAGCGGATGTTTTTGTGTCGGGTAGTGGTAGAGCAGTACCATCCTATTATGGAGCAATAGCACCTGCTGCCAATTTAGGAAGGGTTGAAAATAAAGGATATGAATTTGAGGTTAAATTAAATTACACCTTTTCCAATGGTTTGAATTTGTGGTCTGATTTGAACATGACCCATTCCAAAAACAAAATTATTGATGCTGATACCCCTGAATTATTGCCGGAGTATCAAAAATCAGAGGGTAAGCCTGTTGGGCAAGCTTATTCCTATGTTGGACAAGGGTATTACAATACTTGGGATGAATTGTATGGAAGTACTATTCAGGACACAAATGACAATCAAAAATTACCGGGAAGTTTCAACCTGCTTGATTATAATGCCGATGGTGTAATTAATTCTTATGACAACATTCCTTTTGGGTTTTCAGGTACACCACAAAACACATATAACGCCACGGTTGGTTTCAACTGGAAAAAGTTTAGCGGTTTTGTTCAGTTTTACGGAGTTAACAACGTAACACGACAAGTGGTTCTAGGTAGTTTGGTTTCACAAAATCACGTAGTGTACGATCAAGGGTCATTGTGGAACAAAGACAATATGGATGCAGATAACCCAATGCCTAGATGGCTTTCCACACCAAGTGGTTATAATGATGCCCAACGCCACATGTACGATGGCTCATACTTGCGCTTGAAGAATGCCGAAATAGCTTATACTTTTGACGAAAGCAATTCTTCAATAAAATCCTGGGGTATTCAAAATATAAGGGTATTTATAAACGGGGACAATCTTTACATGTGGTCAAAAATGCCGGATGATAGAGAGAGTAATTATGCTGGAACAGGTTGGGCTTCGCAAGGAGCATATCCAACAGTTAAACGTTTTAATCTAGGAGCTAACATTATTTTTTAA